The Oreochromis niloticus isolate F11D_XX linkage group LG15, O_niloticus_UMD_NMBU, whole genome shotgun sequence genome includes a region encoding these proteins:
- the epb41l2 gene encoding band 4.1-like protein 2 isoform X8: MTTEAGSETEVKEKAEESAAEPDQSEKATEDSQEVANAEVEEKEKAKVKEKEEKEGKGISRYLPTWLKKQKSQSQTSPTKEAPPTEEPVSKVTQEEEGPAPEVNGHAEEVEEKEEVKSEQVKEKEAETHSNASADTEPAKEEKVEESAEKSPEETKETTEGEGAEEETKEKEGAVEAEGEAGEGQTSIFQSPLRLVRKNKMKLVVCHVTLLDGTDFTCEVEKRAKGQYLFFKVCEHLNLLEKDYFGLTYQDNHDQKCWLDPTKEIKRQIRSNNWQFAFNVKFYPPDPSLLTEDITRYLLCLQLREDVASGRLPCSFVTHALLGSYTLQAEIGDYEPDQPRPLDFISQLTFAPNQNKEMEEKILELYKSHRGMTPAQADTQFLENAKKLSMYGVDLHHAKDSEGVDIMLGVCANGLLVYKDRLRINRFAWPKILKISYKRNNFYIKIRPGETEQFESTVGFKLQNHRAAKRLWKVCVENHSFFRLNAPEPPTKARFLTLGSKFRYSGRTQAQTRMASSLIDRPAPSFERTSSKRTSRSLDGAPMISITEAGRESAENGREPHLELHSDSKVSVPQTEAATADNTTSDTKEPAKTTEVEIEETVVVQEISRAPKPGLVTVAASPPAAPSAEQEMREQEVKVQEEAVVVEEAKPRKEESISSESESEEEAEYHPYLPVSISHTQIPEEKEEEEEQEKQEEDKTAELQVLASDASSLPAEVIQPAEETSREEEESRKEDDTETEETEKTTNAEEEKEVERETEESTDDPMVTPDEAPNGLTLPEEGVTVIDAHAEEEEEPKMNGEPSLIEAEPLPQVICCSEPPVVKTEMVTISDTFAAQKTEIATKEVPIVHTETKTITYEAAQLDGNGDGEPGVLMTAQTITSESLCTTTTTHITKTLKGGLSETRIEKRIVITGDCDIDHDQALAQAIKEAKEQHPDMSVTRVVVHKETELAEED; the protein is encoded by the exons ATGACAACAGAAGCAGGCTCTGAGACGGAGGTGAAGGAGAAAGCTGAGGAGTCAGCCGCTGAGCCCGACCAATCGGAGAAGGCCACGGAAGATTCCCAGGAAGTAGCAAATGCTGAAGtagaggagaaggaaaaagcaAAGGTGAAGGAAAAAGAGGAGAAGGAAGGCAAAGGAATATCTCGATACCTGCCAACATGGCTTAAGAAGCAGAAGTCTCAAAGCCAG ACCTCCCCAACAAAGGAGGCCCCCCCTACAGAGGAACCTGTTAGCAAGGTGACACAGGAAGAGGAAGGGCCTGCCCCAGAAGTGAACGGTCACGCTGAGGAAgtagaagagaaggaggaagtcaAGTCTGAGCAAGTGAaggaaaaagaagcagaaactcaTTCCAACGCCAGTGCAGACACTGAG CCTGCCAAGGAAGAGAAGGTGGAAGAGAGTGCAGAGAAAAGTCCAGAAGAGACCAAGGAGACAACAGAGGGAgaaggagcagaggaggagacgAAGGAGAAGGAGGGAGCAGTGGAGGctgaaggggaggcaggagaaggCCAGACCTCCATTTTCCAGTCTCCTCTTCGTCTAGTGAGAAAGAACAAGATGAAGTTGGTGGTGTGTCACGTGACCCTCCTGGATGGGACTGACTTCACCTGCGAGGTGGAG aAACGTGCCAAGGGTCAGTACTTATTCTTTAAGGTGTGTGAGCATCTTAATCTACTGGAAAAAGACTACTTTGGCCTGACATACCAGGATAACCATGACCAGAAG TGTTGGTTGGACCCCactaaagaaattaaaagacaGATACGCA GTAACAACTGGCAGTTTGCATTCAACGTCAAGTTCTACCCTCCTGACCCATCCCTCCTCACTGAAGACATTACAAG GTACCTTTTGTGTCTGCAGCTCCGTGAAGATGTGGCTTCTGGACGGCTGCCTTGCTCATTTGTAACTCACGCTCTACTGGGCTCATACACGCTGCAG gcaGAAATTGGCGACTATGAACCTGACCAGCCTCGCCCTCTGGACTTCATTAGTCAGCTGACCTTCGCACCAAATCAGAACAAAGAAATGGAGGAGAAGATTCTTGAGCTCTACAAGTCCCACAG gGGAATGACACCAGCACAGGCCGACACCCAGTTTCTTGAAAATGCCAAGAAGCTGTCCATGTACGGCGTGGACCTGCACCACGCTAAg GATTCAGAGGGTGTGGACATCATGCTTGGTGTGTGTGCCAATGGACTCTTAGTCTATAAAGACAGGCTTCGGATAAATCGCTTTGCTTGGCCCAAAATACTCAAGATTTCATACAAGAGGAACAACTTCTACATTAAAATCAGACCAGGAGAG ACGGAGCAGTTTGAGAGTACAGTGGGATTCAAACTCCAGAATCACCGAGCTGCCAAAAGGCTGTGGAAAGTCTGTGTGGAGAATCACAGTTTCTTCAG GTTAAATGCACCAGAGCCTCCTACCAAGGCCCGCTTTCTGACTCTGGGCTCAAAGTTTCGTTACAGCGGGCGAACTCAGGCCCAAACCCGCATGGCCAGTTCCCTCATAGACCGACCGGCGCCCAGCTTTGAACGCACGTCATCAAAACGCACCAGCCGCAGTTTGGATGGAG CACCAATGATCAGCATAACTGAGGCTGGCAGGGAATCAGCTGAGAACGGACGCGAGCCTCACCTGGAGCTCCACTCTGACTCAAAG GTCAGTGTGCCCCAAACAGAAGCAGCTACAGCTGATAACACGACCTCTGATACCAAAGAACCCGCAAAG acaaCCGAGGTTGAAATCGAGGAAACTGTTGTCGTCCAAGAGATTTCCAGAGCTCCCAAACCTGGACTTGTCACGGTTGCAGCCAGTCCCCCTGCTGCTCCTTCTGCGGAGCAGGAAATGagggaacaggaagtgaaagttCAAGAGGAAGCGGTGGTAGTTGAGGAAGCAAAGCCGAGGAAGGAAGAGAGCATTTCATCTGAGAGCGAgagtgaagaagaagcagagtACCATCCATATCTCCCTGTGTccatctctcacacacaaatacctgaggagaaggaagaggaagaagagcagGAAAAGCAAGAGGAAGATAAGACGGCAGAGCTACAGGTGTTGGCTTCAGATGCTTCTTCTCTTCCAGCTGAAGTCATCCAGCCTGCAGAAGAAACCAGTCGAGAAGAAGAGGAGTCCAGGAAGGAGGAcgacacagagacagaggagaCAGAGAAGACAACGAATGCCGAGGAAGAGAAAGAAGTTGAACGTGAGACTGAGGAGAGCACAGATGATCCAATGGTGACGCCCGATGAAGCTCCTAACGGCCTCACCCTGCCTGAGGAGGGTGTGACTGTAATAGATGCTcatgcagaggaagaggaggagcctAAAATGAACGGAGAGCCCTCGCTGATTGAAGCAGAGCCGCTGCCACAGGTTATTTGTTGCTCTGAG CCGCCTGTGGTAAAGACAGAAATGGTGACTATATCAGACACGTTTGCAGCCCAGAAAACCGAGATAGCCACTAAAGAAGTGCCCATCGTACATACGGAAACCAAGACCATCACATACGAGGCGGCGCAG TTGGATGGTAATGGTGATGGTGAGCCTGGA
- the epb41l2 gene encoding band 4.1-like protein 2 isoform X2: MTTEAGSETEVKEKAEESAAEPDQSEKATEDSQEVANAEVEEKEKAKVKEKEEKEGKGISRYLPTWLKKQKSQSQTSPTKEAPPTEEPVSKVTQEEEGPAPEVNGHAEEVEEKEEVKSEQVKEKEAETHSNASADTEPAKEEKVEESAEKSPEETKETTEGEGAEEETKEKEGAVEAEGEAGEGQTSIFQSPLRLVRKNKMKLVVCHVTLLDGTDFTCEVEKRAKGQYLFFKVCEHLNLLEKDYFGLTYQDNHDQKCWLDPTKEIKRQIRSNNWQFAFNVKFYPPDPSLLTEDITRYLLCLQLREDVASGRLPCSFVTHALLGSYTLQAEIGDYEPDQPRPLDFISQLTFAPNQNKEMEEKILELYKSHRGMTPAQADTQFLENAKKLSMYGVDLHHAKDSEGVDIMLGVCANGLLVYKDRLRINRFAWPKILKISYKRNNFYIKIRPGETEQFESTVGFKLQNHRAAKRLWKVCVENHSFFRLNAPEPPTKARFLTLGSKFRYSGRTQAQTRMASSLIDRPAPSFERTSSKRTSRSLDGAPMISITEAGRESAENGREPHLELHSDSKVTVVDVSPGDAEAMLSQHSPGSSELGPPQDHDKTQEEVLKHQASISQLKRSFMEAPPPSPPQPNQWEKRLTSSPATIRLQQQQVSLAEEIASVLFSRQTDIGLYSTAKAACIFPEPPLDAVKTTSSAATTSSAAVCSFSAPQRPLATLSTALSATEVSVPQTEAATADNTTSDTKEPAKTTEVEIEETVVVQEISRAPKPGLVTVAASPPAAPSAEQEMREQEVKVQEEAVVVEEAKPRKEESISSESESEEEAEYHPYLPVSISHTQIPEEKEEEEEQEKQEEDKTAELQVLASDASSLPAEVIQPAEETSREEEESRKEDDTETEETEKTTNAEEEKEVERETEESTDDPMVTPDEAPNGLTLPEEGVTVIDAHAEEEEEPKMNGEPSLIEAEPLPQVICCSEPPVVKTEMVTISDTFAAQKTEIATKEVPIVHTETKTITYEAAQLDGNGDGEPGVLMTAQTITSESLCTTTTTHITKTLKGGLSETRIEKRIVITGDCDIDHDQALAQAIKEAKEQHPDMSVTRVVVHKETELAEED; the protein is encoded by the exons ATGACAACAGAAGCAGGCTCTGAGACGGAGGTGAAGGAGAAAGCTGAGGAGTCAGCCGCTGAGCCCGACCAATCGGAGAAGGCCACGGAAGATTCCCAGGAAGTAGCAAATGCTGAAGtagaggagaaggaaaaagcaAAGGTGAAGGAAAAAGAGGAGAAGGAAGGCAAAGGAATATCTCGATACCTGCCAACATGGCTTAAGAAGCAGAAGTCTCAAAGCCAG ACCTCCCCAACAAAGGAGGCCCCCCCTACAGAGGAACCTGTTAGCAAGGTGACACAGGAAGAGGAAGGGCCTGCCCCAGAAGTGAACGGTCACGCTGAGGAAgtagaagagaaggaggaagtcaAGTCTGAGCAAGTGAaggaaaaagaagcagaaactcaTTCCAACGCCAGTGCAGACACTGAG CCTGCCAAGGAAGAGAAGGTGGAAGAGAGTGCAGAGAAAAGTCCAGAAGAGACCAAGGAGACAACAGAGGGAgaaggagcagaggaggagacgAAGGAGAAGGAGGGAGCAGTGGAGGctgaaggggaggcaggagaaggCCAGACCTCCATTTTCCAGTCTCCTCTTCGTCTAGTGAGAAAGAACAAGATGAAGTTGGTGGTGTGTCACGTGACCCTCCTGGATGGGACTGACTTCACCTGCGAGGTGGAG aAACGTGCCAAGGGTCAGTACTTATTCTTTAAGGTGTGTGAGCATCTTAATCTACTGGAAAAAGACTACTTTGGCCTGACATACCAGGATAACCATGACCAGAAG TGTTGGTTGGACCCCactaaagaaattaaaagacaGATACGCA GTAACAACTGGCAGTTTGCATTCAACGTCAAGTTCTACCCTCCTGACCCATCCCTCCTCACTGAAGACATTACAAG GTACCTTTTGTGTCTGCAGCTCCGTGAAGATGTGGCTTCTGGACGGCTGCCTTGCTCATTTGTAACTCACGCTCTACTGGGCTCATACACGCTGCAG gcaGAAATTGGCGACTATGAACCTGACCAGCCTCGCCCTCTGGACTTCATTAGTCAGCTGACCTTCGCACCAAATCAGAACAAAGAAATGGAGGAGAAGATTCTTGAGCTCTACAAGTCCCACAG gGGAATGACACCAGCACAGGCCGACACCCAGTTTCTTGAAAATGCCAAGAAGCTGTCCATGTACGGCGTGGACCTGCACCACGCTAAg GATTCAGAGGGTGTGGACATCATGCTTGGTGTGTGTGCCAATGGACTCTTAGTCTATAAAGACAGGCTTCGGATAAATCGCTTTGCTTGGCCCAAAATACTCAAGATTTCATACAAGAGGAACAACTTCTACATTAAAATCAGACCAGGAGAG ACGGAGCAGTTTGAGAGTACAGTGGGATTCAAACTCCAGAATCACCGAGCTGCCAAAAGGCTGTGGAAAGTCTGTGTGGAGAATCACAGTTTCTTCAG GTTAAATGCACCAGAGCCTCCTACCAAGGCCCGCTTTCTGACTCTGGGCTCAAAGTTTCGTTACAGCGGGCGAACTCAGGCCCAAACCCGCATGGCCAGTTCCCTCATAGACCGACCGGCGCCCAGCTTTGAACGCACGTCATCAAAACGCACCAGCCGCAGTTTGGATGGAG CACCAATGATCAGCATAACTGAGGCTGGCAGGGAATCAGCTGAGAACGGACGCGAGCCTCACCTGGAGCTCCACTCTGACTCAAAG GTTACGGTGGTGGACGTAAGCCCTGGCGATGCAGAGGCCATGCTCTCCCAG CACTCACCTGGATCCAGTGAACTTGGCCCCCCTCAG GACCATGATAAGACCCAAGAAGAGGTTCTGAAACACCAAGCTAGCATTAGCCAGCTAAAACGCTCCTTTATGGAAGCTccacctccctctcctcctcagcCCAACCAGTGGGAGAAACGGCTCACCTCCTCTCCTGCTACGATACGTTTGCAACAGCAACAAGTG AGTCTTGCAGAGGAGATAGCGTCAGTTCTTTTCAGTAGACAAACTGACATTGGACTTTATTCAACTGCTAAGGCTGCCTGCATTTTTCCTGAACCACCACTAGATGCTGTTAAAACTACAAGTTCAGCTGCTACTACTTCTTCCGCTGCTGTCTGCAGTTTTTCTGCACCACAAAGGCCTCTTGCAACCCTGTCTACTGCCCTCTCTGCCACTGAG GTCAGTGTGCCCCAAACAGAAGCAGCTACAGCTGATAACACGACCTCTGATACCAAAGAACCCGCAAAG acaaCCGAGGTTGAAATCGAGGAAACTGTTGTCGTCCAAGAGATTTCCAGAGCTCCCAAACCTGGACTTGTCACGGTTGCAGCCAGTCCCCCTGCTGCTCCTTCTGCGGAGCAGGAAATGagggaacaggaagtgaaagttCAAGAGGAAGCGGTGGTAGTTGAGGAAGCAAAGCCGAGGAAGGAAGAGAGCATTTCATCTGAGAGCGAgagtgaagaagaagcagagtACCATCCATATCTCCCTGTGTccatctctcacacacaaatacctgaggagaaggaagaggaagaagagcagGAAAAGCAAGAGGAAGATAAGACGGCAGAGCTACAGGTGTTGGCTTCAGATGCTTCTTCTCTTCCAGCTGAAGTCATCCAGCCTGCAGAAGAAACCAGTCGAGAAGAAGAGGAGTCCAGGAAGGAGGAcgacacagagacagaggagaCAGAGAAGACAACGAATGCCGAGGAAGAGAAAGAAGTTGAACGTGAGACTGAGGAGAGCACAGATGATCCAATGGTGACGCCCGATGAAGCTCCTAACGGCCTCACCCTGCCTGAGGAGGGTGTGACTGTAATAGATGCTcatgcagaggaagaggaggagcctAAAATGAACGGAGAGCCCTCGCTGATTGAAGCAGAGCCGCTGCCACAGGTTATTTGTTGCTCTGAG CCGCCTGTGGTAAAGACAGAAATGGTGACTATATCAGACACGTTTGCAGCCCAGAAAACCGAGATAGCCACTAAAGAAGTGCCCATCGTACATACGGAAACCAAGACCATCACATACGAGGCGGCGCAG TTGGATGGTAATGGTGATGGTGAGCCTGGA
- the epb41l2 gene encoding band 4.1-like protein 2 isoform X10, whose amino-acid sequence MTTEAGSETEVKEKAEESAAEPDQSEKATEDSQEVANAEVEEKEKAKVKEKEEKEGKGISRYLPTWLKKQKSQSQTSPTKEAPPTEEPVSKVTQEEEGPAPEVNGHAEEVEEKEEVKSEQVKEKEAETHSNASADTEPAKEEKVEESAEKSPEETKETTEGEGAEEETKEKEGAVEAEGEAGEGQTSIFQSPLRLVRKNKMKLVVCHVTLLDGTDFTCEVEKRAKGQYLFFKVCEHLNLLEKDYFGLTYQDNHDQKCWLDPTKEIKRQIRSNNWQFAFNVKFYPPDPSLLTEDITRYLLCLQLREDVASGRLPCSFVTHALLGSYTLQAEIGDYEPDQPRPLDFISQLTFAPNQNKEMEEKILELYKSHRGMTPAQADTQFLENAKKLSMYGVDLHHAKDSEGVDIMLGVCANGLLVYKDRLRINRFAWPKILKISYKRNNFYIKIRPGETEQFESTVGFKLQNHRAAKRLWKVCVENHSFFRLNAPEPPTKARFLTLGSKFRYSGRTQAQTRMASSLIDRPAPSFERTSSKRTSRSLDGAPMISITEAGRESAENGREPHLELHSDSKVTVVDVSPGDAEAMLSQHSPGSSELGPPQSSLRVHGDNIYVRHSNLMLEDHDKTQEEVLKHQASISQLKRSFMEAPPPSPPQPNQWEKRLTSSPATIRLQQQQVVSVPQTEAATADNTTSDTKEPAKPPVVKTEMVTISDTFAAQKTEIATKEVPIVHTETKTITYEAAQLDGNGDGEPGVLMTAQTITSESLCTTTTTHITKTLKGGLSETRIEKRIVITGDCDIDHDQALAQAIKEAKEQHPDMSVTRVVVHKETELAEED is encoded by the exons ATGACAACAGAAGCAGGCTCTGAGACGGAGGTGAAGGAGAAAGCTGAGGAGTCAGCCGCTGAGCCCGACCAATCGGAGAAGGCCACGGAAGATTCCCAGGAAGTAGCAAATGCTGAAGtagaggagaaggaaaaagcaAAGGTGAAGGAAAAAGAGGAGAAGGAAGGCAAAGGAATATCTCGATACCTGCCAACATGGCTTAAGAAGCAGAAGTCTCAAAGCCAG ACCTCCCCAACAAAGGAGGCCCCCCCTACAGAGGAACCTGTTAGCAAGGTGACACAGGAAGAGGAAGGGCCTGCCCCAGAAGTGAACGGTCACGCTGAGGAAgtagaagagaaggaggaagtcaAGTCTGAGCAAGTGAaggaaaaagaagcagaaactcaTTCCAACGCCAGTGCAGACACTGAG CCTGCCAAGGAAGAGAAGGTGGAAGAGAGTGCAGAGAAAAGTCCAGAAGAGACCAAGGAGACAACAGAGGGAgaaggagcagaggaggagacgAAGGAGAAGGAGGGAGCAGTGGAGGctgaaggggaggcaggagaaggCCAGACCTCCATTTTCCAGTCTCCTCTTCGTCTAGTGAGAAAGAACAAGATGAAGTTGGTGGTGTGTCACGTGACCCTCCTGGATGGGACTGACTTCACCTGCGAGGTGGAG aAACGTGCCAAGGGTCAGTACTTATTCTTTAAGGTGTGTGAGCATCTTAATCTACTGGAAAAAGACTACTTTGGCCTGACATACCAGGATAACCATGACCAGAAG TGTTGGTTGGACCCCactaaagaaattaaaagacaGATACGCA GTAACAACTGGCAGTTTGCATTCAACGTCAAGTTCTACCCTCCTGACCCATCCCTCCTCACTGAAGACATTACAAG GTACCTTTTGTGTCTGCAGCTCCGTGAAGATGTGGCTTCTGGACGGCTGCCTTGCTCATTTGTAACTCACGCTCTACTGGGCTCATACACGCTGCAG gcaGAAATTGGCGACTATGAACCTGACCAGCCTCGCCCTCTGGACTTCATTAGTCAGCTGACCTTCGCACCAAATCAGAACAAAGAAATGGAGGAGAAGATTCTTGAGCTCTACAAGTCCCACAG gGGAATGACACCAGCACAGGCCGACACCCAGTTTCTTGAAAATGCCAAGAAGCTGTCCATGTACGGCGTGGACCTGCACCACGCTAAg GATTCAGAGGGTGTGGACATCATGCTTGGTGTGTGTGCCAATGGACTCTTAGTCTATAAAGACAGGCTTCGGATAAATCGCTTTGCTTGGCCCAAAATACTCAAGATTTCATACAAGAGGAACAACTTCTACATTAAAATCAGACCAGGAGAG ACGGAGCAGTTTGAGAGTACAGTGGGATTCAAACTCCAGAATCACCGAGCTGCCAAAAGGCTGTGGAAAGTCTGTGTGGAGAATCACAGTTTCTTCAG GTTAAATGCACCAGAGCCTCCTACCAAGGCCCGCTTTCTGACTCTGGGCTCAAAGTTTCGTTACAGCGGGCGAACTCAGGCCCAAACCCGCATGGCCAGTTCCCTCATAGACCGACCGGCGCCCAGCTTTGAACGCACGTCATCAAAACGCACCAGCCGCAGTTTGGATGGAG CACCAATGATCAGCATAACTGAGGCTGGCAGGGAATCAGCTGAGAACGGACGCGAGCCTCACCTGGAGCTCCACTCTGACTCAAAG GTTACGGTGGTGGACGTAAGCCCTGGCGATGCAGAGGCCATGCTCTCCCAG CACTCACCTGGATCCAGTGAACTTGGCCCCCCTCAG AGTTCGTTGAGAGTGCATGGGGACAATATTTATGTGAGGCACAGTAATTTAATGTTGGAG GACCATGATAAGACCCAAGAAGAGGTTCTGAAACACCAAGCTAGCATTAGCCAGCTAAAACGCTCCTTTATGGAAGCTccacctccctctcctcctcagcCCAACCAGTGGGAGAAACGGCTCACCTCCTCTCCTGCTACGATACGTTTGCAACAGCAACAAGTG GTCAGTGTGCCCCAAACAGAAGCAGCTACAGCTGATAACACGACCTCTGATACCAAAGAACCCGCAAAG CCGCCTGTGGTAAAGACAGAAATGGTGACTATATCAGACACGTTTGCAGCCCAGAAAACCGAGATAGCCACTAAAGAAGTGCCCATCGTACATACGGAAACCAAGACCATCACATACGAGGCGGCGCAG TTGGATGGTAATGGTGATGGTGAGCCTGGA